The nucleotide sequence CCCGTGAGGCAGCCCTGGGGTCCCTCTGCGTGGGCAGCTGGGTCCAGCTCAGGAGCAACTGGAGCTGCCCAGTCTGGGGGTGAGGGGCCCATCAGCCTCCCCCAGTGGAGGTCAGGTGCCGTTCCCACTGGCAGTGacagctgccccatccctgcccaggtATCCCCACCCCTTTCCTAATAAAGCAGAAATGAGTGTGGGATGTGTGGGGCATCTTTGGGGTGACGCTGctccccagctcagctccttcTAAGGGAGCTCCTGGGAAGGAGAACCCCCATCCAGACATAGATGCATTTCCCTGTGGGGATGTGGGTCCCATCTTGGGATAGGTTTGGGGAGGTGATGGCCTCTGAACCCTGTCCTGGCATTGCTCACCCACGGGTGGGTtcagccccagagcagagcctggggaagggTCCTGCTGGGGGCTCTCCCTCAGCCCACAGAAAGCCACCTGTGTGATGTCCCCATCGCTGtgacagtgctgctggcagctcgTTAATGATTAATTAAGGGGGGTGAGGAGTCAGGGTGGCTGCAGGTTCTAccagcagggctgtgtttaCCCAGCACTGATAAcccagcccggggctgctcctgtggggacacagggctctccTGTGCAAACGGCCCAGAGGGGACTGGGGccccctgctgccaccagccaccctgctgtgccctgctccatggcctggggacactgagggacacctTGTGCTGCCGTGGGTGCTTGGCTGTGCTCAGCCACTGGCTTTGAGTGTCCTGGGGTAggacaggaggagctggaggatgTGACTTTCCAACCCTCTGCTCGACCTTGCTGTGACAAAAGAGGAAATGTGATATGGGAAGCACCGGTTTATTCAcaccaaagaaaataaagatgcagaggccagggagcagctgtggggtCAGGGGGTTGTGCAGGGTCCCCCACTTGCCACCCCAGGAGGGCAGAGAGCCCAGGAGAGCTGCCTGGCTTGGGGACAGTGGCcttgtccctgcagcagctctggcatgGAGGGGAAAGGAAGGTGCAGCTGGAGCACACTGACCTTGGCATCCTCCTACTCTTCCTCCTGGCTTTCCTCCTGTGCAGCTGCCTCACCCTCTTCATTCTGAAAGACAGAGGTTcaccctgtcccctgccctTGCTGGGGTCCCTGCCGTGGTGGCCAGGCTGTTCCCTCCCTGTTACCTCTCCGGGGTCTTCCAGGCCCCTCCTCCGCCGCTCCGCCTTGATTTTGGAGAAGAAATCTGCTCGGGCCTGCTTGAATACCACCTGGggatcctcctgctcctctggctGGGCCCGCAGCCGCTCCTGCTCCCGCAGCAGCCGCTCCCGATATTTGTCCTGCAGGACCTTCTCCCGCCTCGCCTCCCGCTCGAACATCTGGGGGCAGATGTGGGGCTGAGGGCCAGGGGGGGCACAGGGGTCCCTGCAGTGTGGCTGGGGACAGcgcagggctgcaggcagagtGTGGGGCTTGGCTGGGACCTGGCACATACTGAGGAGGTCAGGGTCTTCTCGTTCTTCCGGAGggtgcagagccctggggagaTCTCCAGGACGGAGACAGTGCCCTGCCTGGTGCCACAGGCAATGATGCGCCCGTTGTCCTGCGAGCACAGGCTGAGCAGGGGATCGttggacacctggggacaggccACAGGTGGGTGGTGACACTCGGCCCTGGGGTGATGTGTGGGTCGCAGAGGTGCTGGGGACCCACCTGGAGGCTGAGAGAAGGTTCCTTCTGGTGGAAGAGGAAGTCCCAGATGTCCAGGGTCCCGTCTGACCTGGCGGTGAAGAACACAGCCGGCTTCATGGGGCTCCAGCAGGCGTCCAGCAGGTAGGAGGTGTGGTAccttccagcagagccagccctcAGCCAcgctggcacagccctgcctcggtcaccagcccagagctgaCAAGACCCCACTGCCACCCGCCCTGGGGATGATTTCTGGCTGAGTAAACGCCCTCTGACACCTACTTGGTCTCCATAATTGATGATGAATCCATGAGCTCCTCTGTCCAGATGCGAGCAGTCCAGTCACCGACTGACAGGAAGACTTTGGGGAAGAAGGGGTTCCTGGTCACCCTGTAGACAGCCCCGATGTGGCTTCTGAAGATGTTGGCGATTTTCTCGGGCGGTGTCTTGGCGTCGCGGTTGCAAGAGATGATGAtgccctgctctgtgcccacCAGGAACttggtgggctgggggtgggagcAGGAGGGTGCAGCTGTCAGCAGGATGGAGACCCCATGGTGTCCTGCTGCAGTCAGAACCCTGGGGCCCACCACCACGGTGGGAGTTTAAGGACTGAAaaccctgggctgggctccccCTCCTGCCCAGGTCGGGATGTGGGtggtgggcacagggacactcaCCATGGTGGGTGCAAAGTCCAGGGAGATGGCACCCAGAGCGTCCTTGAGCTGATCTTGCCGGGTGATGTCCAAGATCAGCTTCTcactgggctgtgacatctTGCGGATGTCCCACCACAGGACCTGAAGGGACAAGgcgtggcaggggctgtgggggctgctcccagcacagtcAGAGGTGCTGGCAGTCCTGCAGCTGCCCCGTACCAGCCTGGGAGACCGGGATCTTGTgctgctgaggggcagagcaggcACAGGAAGCTCCTTCAGGAACCCTCAGGAGCTCCTGGCCCCTTCCCCTGTtgcagcccctcacctgcccaTCGGTGGAGCCTGAGAAGCACTCGGTGCCTGTTCGGGAGGGCAGCCAGCATGCTCCGTACACGGGGTCCCTGTGGCTGAACTCCACAGGGGTCATCTCCATGGGCAGCCCCCCTTTCCTGGTGTCCCAATAcactgggaagggaaagaaaagcccTTGCCcagctcctttctcctttccttgtcATGTTTCCCCCAGTGTCCAAGCTGGACCAGGAAGAAAACCTCACCCAGTGCTTCCCAGAGATCATCCAGGGTGGTGGGAGAGGTGGGAGCACAGCACCCATCCTGCTCATCCcctggatccatccatccatccatccatccatccatccatccatcatccatccatccatccatcatccatccatcatccctccgtcatccatccatccatccatccatccatccatccatcatccatccatcatccctccgtcatccatccatccatccatcatccatccatcatccatccatccatccatccatccagccatccatccatccatccattatccatcatccatccatccatccatccatcatccatccatcatccatccatcatccatccatccatccatccatccatccatcatccatccatccatccatccatccatccatccatccatcatccatccatccatccatccatcatccatccatccatccatccatcatccatccttccatccatccatccatccatccacccatcatccatccatccatcatccatcatccatccatccatccatccacccatcatccatcatccatccatccatccatccatcatccatccatccatccataatccatccatccatcatccatccatcatccatccatcatccatccatccatccatccatccatccatccacccatcatccatccatccatccatccatccatccatcatccatccatccatccatccatccatccacccatcatccatccatccatcatccatccatcatccatccatccatccatccatccatccatccatcatccatccatccatcatccatccattcatcatccatccatGATCCATCCATCATCCGTCATCCATCTgtcatccatcatccatccatcatccatccgtcatccatcatccatccatccatccatccatcatccatccgcTGTGAAGGGCTCCCTGGCACGGTGTCCTCCCCTCCCTGGCTGCCCGCTCAGGTGAGCACACACCTGTCCAGAGGCAAATCCCAGGGCCTCCCCCGTGCTCCCAGTGATCCTGGcagtgcagcagggctggagccaggctggagcagaatTAACCCCCCTCACCTATCTGCCCGTTGTAGCAGCCTCCCAGCACGTGATGCCAGTCCTTGGAATTGTACTCCAGGGTCACCACAGGGGACGAGGGCTTGAGGATGAGCTCCGGGGTGTAGGGTTGTTCTGCCAAGGAGGGATGAGTGAAGAGCAAAGGGTGAAGGCAGCCCCCCAgaagcagcccccagcccaccctgtgTGCCTGCCCTGTTCCCTGACACAGCAGTGCAGGATGAGGTGCCCCTGTCACCGGGAGCTGGCCTGGGGACAGACCCTCAGTACACAAATCTGCATTCCCACCCTTCTTCTTTGTCCTTTTCACTCCAAAACATCCTGTGTGAGGCAGGCTTGGACAGATCAGGGCAAGTCTCACCCCGGGCTCCTGCTGTCTCTTTCTCCCTCCATTACCAGCTGAACCACACCAACCCAAGACCCTCATctgaggctctgctgcctggcacagctggggagcATGGAGTGGGATTTCCGTGGTTATTTCCCACCTCCCAGCTCCCATTTCTCCCTGTTTCtgcactgaggctcccccagtGACCCTCCCCGGGGTGCTGCAAGGCCTCATCCTGCTCTCTGAGACACCAAGTGCTTCCCCTATTGCCCGGTGGGTTTGGCCTTGCCCTTACCCAGATCCCAGATGTAGGAATCAAAGCTCATGTCCTTCCTGCTGTCCTGGAAGTCCAGGCTGCAATAAGCCACGGCCAGGGCCCTGTTGCCGTCGGGGTGCCAGGAGAGGTGCGTGGCCATTCTCTTGGGCGTGTTGGGGTCCCTTTGGGGTGACACATCGGCCCGGACGGGTCAGTTTGCAAATCCCTGGGATGAACAtctcccagagggaattgtggGAACCACAAGGAAACCAATCTACAGCCCTCAAGCCTTGAGTGCAGGAAATGATTCTCCTGAGGGGTCGGGCGGGGGGGAGAAGAGTTGATGATTTCATCGTCTTTCCAGTCATACCTTTCTAAAAATCCAATTATCTTACTGGATCTGACTCCTAAACACCCCTGACGTGGAAATTAACCTTCGAGGCACCAAGAATAAGAAGGAAAATCCAAAAGCACCGTGAGCAGATGCTCAGAGCTGAGTCTGACCCTGGTTCCCATCCCCAAATcacctgggcagggagcagtggggcagggagggttcAGCTGGTCTCTCCACCCACAGACTGTGCCAGGACCATTCCAAACCTACTGGAATTTAACTCCTAACATTCTCCCATTTTCTAGGAAGGTGGTTTGACCCTGCTGAGGCTCTGGCGAGCCCCCCCAGCTGTGCTACCTGAGGACATTGATGGTTTTGGCTGAGGgatgctcctcctcctcctcttcctcctcttcctcctcaaaaTACTCCTCGTAGATGTCGATGGTGTTGTTCTGCCGGATGTAGTGCTCCAtcacctgcagggacagcacggctgtggctctggggggccctggggggctcggggggtaTGGGGGGGATCAGGGCAGGCTCTTACAAAGCCGAGGCGCTGGACAGTCTTGGTGTAGACCTCTTCCCTCTCCACCTCCTCCCGGTAGCGGGAAGTCAGCTCTGAGTTCTTGGGGTCGATGTGCTTGGGCCAGCCGCCCTCCACGTGGTTCACCCCCTGGATGGACACCTGCGCCCGCTCCGTGTTCACCTGGACACAGAGGAGGGGCCAGAGGCCCTGAGCCCAAAGGGgctctcccagctcctcacctgctctctccatcccagctcctcgcCCTGGAGCGCTGGAAATGCTGGATGAGCCTCCCAGGGTGGCAGGTCCATGTTGTCCcgtcccagcagctcctgtccctctgCCAGGGGATGTGTGAGCactccagggctgcaggaggaggggagcctgccccagcccacgcctgccctggggagccaAAAAGAGCctaaacccaccccaaaacctgctaCAAGGTGCCTGACACACCTTGTCCCCCCGGGCCAGCTGTCCCCCGCGTGGCCGGCACGCTGGGATGTTCCTTCCACCCGGCGAGGGGGTGTCCCTGTACCTCATGCACGGCCATGACGGGACCCTCCTGCACCCCGAAGTCCACGGGGTCCTGGGGGATGAAGTCGTCGGCCAGGCTGGGGTCGGGCGGGATGTCCACGGTCACCTCGGCCAGGAGGTCCGAGAAGCTGCAGGGCCGCCCGAACTCGCTGCGCTTCCGCGTGTACTCGTACTTGATCTCCAtggtgggagggaagggaaaggactggggggctggggaggagggtcCTCCAAGGGAGCCCCAAAAAGGAGTGGGGGCTTCAGGGATGGAGAGCTCCAGAGGGGATGGAGGGCCTTGGGGAGGCCTAAAAGGAAGCAGGGGcctcagggaggaagagagagtTCCAAAGGAAAGTGGGAGCCTCTGAGAGGATCCCAAAAGGGAGTGGGGTTTTCAGGGATGGAGAGCGGCGATCTCAGGGAGCTCCGAGAAGGAGTGAGGATTTAAGGGATGAAGGGCCCCAAAAAGGAATGGGAGCCTCAAGGAGACCCAAATGTGAACACAAACCCTGGAGAGGGAGGATGCTGAAATAGAATGAGATCCTCGGGAAACCCCAAA is from Anomalospiza imberbis isolate Cuckoo-Finch-1a 21T00152 chromosome 19, ASM3175350v1, whole genome shotgun sequence and encodes:
- the DNAI2 gene encoding dynein axonemal intermediate chain 2, with product MEIKYEYTRKRSEFGRPCSFSDLLAEVTVDIPPDPSLADDFIPQDPVDFGVQEGPVMAVHEVNTERAQVSIQGVNHVEGGWPKHIDPKNSELTSRYREEVEREEVYTKTVQRLGFVMEHYIRQNNTIDIYEEYFEEEEEEEEEEEHPSAKTINVLRDPNTPKRMATHLSWHPDGNRALAVAYCSLDFQDSRKDMSFDSYIWDLEQPYTPELILKPSSPVVTLEYNSKDWHHVLGGCYNGQIVYWDTRKGGLPMEMTPVEFSHRDPVYGACWLPSRTGTECFSGSTDGQVLWWDIRKMSQPSEKLILDITRQDQLKDALGAISLDFAPTMPTKFLVGTEQGIIISCNRDAKTPPEKIANIFRSHIGAVYRVTRNPFFPKVFLSVGDWTARIWTEELMDSSSIMETKYHTSYLLDACWSPMKPAVFFTARSDGTLDIWDFLFHQKEPSLSLQVSNDPLLSLCSQDNGRIIACGTRQGTVSVLEISPGLCTLRKNEKTLTSSMFEREARREKVLQDKYRERLLREQERLRAQPEEQEDPQVVFKQARADFFSKIKAERRRRGLEDPGENEEGEAAAQEESQEEE